A window from Deltaproteobacteria bacterium encodes these proteins:
- the nusA gene encoding transcription termination factor NusA, producing the protein MFPELKRLIEQMCKDKGIDKSVIIEALEAAMMTAARKKLGPRVEIEAHYNDEAGEIEVFQFKTVEAKVTDPEMQIPIEKARLEYDEEAAVGDSLGMKVDTNTFGRVAVQTAKQIIIQRVKDAERDNIYDEYKDRKGELVNGFVQRFEGGNIIVNLGRTEGVIPATEQIGREVYKRGERVRCYLFEVKKISKGPQIILSRTHPAFLKALFEVEVPEISEGLIEVVSVSREPGKRSKIAVRSKDKDIDPVGACVGMRGSRVQSVVQELRGEKIDIVPYVDDQAKYVCNALSPAKVNRVFVDEDNHAMLAIVPDDQLSLAIGRNGQNVRLAVKLTGWKIDVKSEAVASADEAGENNEVNGSLAAAELIFKEDPPATNPAAELIFKEDPPATNPAAE; encoded by the coding sequence ATGTTTCCAGAACTTAAACGTCTGATCGAGCAGATGTGTAAGGACAAGGGTATAGACAAAAGCGTGATAATAGAGGCATTGGAAGCGGCAATGATGACTGCGGCCCGCAAGAAACTGGGACCTCGTGTGGAGATAGAAGCCCACTATAATGACGAAGCGGGAGAAATTGAGGTCTTTCAGTTTAAGACTGTCGAGGCCAAGGTTACCGATCCGGAGATGCAGATACCCATTGAAAAAGCACGCTTGGAATATGATGAGGAAGCGGCGGTAGGCGATAGTCTCGGCATGAAAGTGGATACCAATACCTTTGGCCGGGTGGCCGTGCAGACGGCCAAGCAGATCATCATTCAGCGGGTCAAGGATGCCGAACGGGATAACATCTACGATGAATACAAGGACCGCAAAGGTGAACTGGTCAATGGTTTCGTGCAGAGATTTGAGGGCGGCAACATCATTGTCAACCTGGGTCGGACGGAAGGGGTGATTCCGGCGACGGAGCAGATCGGCCGGGAGGTTTACAAGCGGGGCGAAAGGGTGCGTTGCTATCTCTTCGAGGTGAAAAAGATATCCAAGGGGCCGCAGATTATCCTTTCCAGGACCCATCCGGCCTTTCTGAAAGCCCTTTTTGAAGTCGAGGTGCCGGAAATCTCCGAGGGGCTGATAGAAGTTGTGAGTGTGTCGAGAGAACCGGGCAAAAGGTCGAAGATAGCAGTCAGGAGTAAGGACAAGGATATTGATCCCGTTGGCGCCTGCGTAGGTATGAGAGGTTCCCGGGTGCAGAGCGTGGTGCAGGAATTGCGGGGCGAGAAGATTGACATCGTCCCTTATGTTGATGATCAGGCCAAGTATGTGTGCAATGCCCTCTCGCCGGCCAAGGTTAACCGGGTTTTTGTGGATGAGGATAACCATGCCATGCTGGCGATTGTTCCCGATGATCAGTTGTCGCTGGCCATCGGCAGAAACGGGCAGAATGTCAGGCTGGCTGTCAAACTCACGGGCTGGAAGATTGATGTGAAAAGTGAAGCCGTGGCCAGCGCTGATGAAGCGGGGGAAAATAATGAAGTTAACGGTAGCCTGGCGGCGGCGGAACTGATTTTCAAAGAAGATCCACCGGCGACAAACCCGGCAGCGGAACTGATTTTCAAAGAGGATCCACCGGCGACAAACCCGGCGGCGGAGTAA
- a CDS encoding ribosome maturation factor RimP: MAQRAYEDKIRELAGPVVEAEGLELILVECLKMKSRWVVRLYLDKEGGIALDDCAAVSNQLGDLLDVHDVPPGPYTLEVSSPGLDRPLDQDRDFLKYRGAEIAVRLDEKLDGSRNFRGKLIDFVDEDGGRVLLVDVMGTIRRIPRDKVTKAHLVYK; this comes from the coding sequence ATGGCGCAACGGGCCTACGAGGATAAAATCAGGGAACTGGCAGGGCCGGTTGTGGAGGCGGAAGGCCTGGAGCTGATTCTGGTCGAATGCCTGAAGATGAAGTCCCGCTGGGTGGTACGACTTTACTTAGACAAAGAGGGCGGTATTGCCCTTGATGATTGTGCGGCCGTAAGCAATCAGTTGGGCGATCTTCTGGACGTCCACGATGTGCCGCCCGGTCCCTATACGCTGGAGGTCTCCTCCCCCGGTCTGGACCGGCCCCTGGATCAGGATCGGGATTTTCTCAAGTATCGGGGCGCCGAGATAGCGGTCCGGCTGGACGAAAAGCTTGATGGCAGCCGGAATTTTCGTGGGAAACTGATTGATTTTGTTGATGAGGACGGGGGCAGGGTGCTGCTCGTAGATGTTATGGGTACGATCCGCCGTATCCCCAGGGATAAGGTGACAAAGGCACATTTGGTGTATAAATAG
- a CDS encoding 2-oxoacid:acceptor oxidoreductase subunit alpha, giving the protein MPIFKDDLTIALAGEAGQGIQTIEALLTSLLKSGGYHIFATKEYMSRVRGGMNSTTLRVASRRVTALRETVDLCIPLHRGAIPHLKRRLTEETVIIGDQEKIGYRPMIDVPFTKMAVEMGNSVYANTLAVGVLAGLLKIDREQCRQFMAGYFGKKNEEIREKNIAAAQRGFEIGAGLAEKIVIELVRDAPVTQEVMLSGGEAVALGALAGGCNYLCAYPMSPGTAVLTHMAAYAKTIDVIVEQVEDEIGVVNMAIAAWYAGARAMVTTSGGGFALMTEGVSLAGMIETPLVVHLAQRPGPATGLPTRTEQGDLNLVIYAGHGEFPRIILAPKDIEEAFFLSQQAFNLADKYQVPVFILTDQYLMDTYYNLPCFKMDHLTVEKHFERTRADYQRFRFTDSGISPRGVPGFGEGIVCVDSDEHDEGGHITEDSDVRVKMVQKRLRKAAVVKNAALPPAFTGAEGYETLIVGWGSTYPALAEALSKIGRPALAHLHFSWVYPLPEETADYLRKAKKIIVVEGNVAGQFANLLKLVTGRQIESILKYNGQPFSVEELVREISARC; this is encoded by the coding sequence ATGCCCATCTTCAAGGATGATCTGACGATCGCACTGGCCGGCGAGGCCGGTCAAGGCATTCAAACTATCGAAGCGCTCCTGACCAGCCTCCTGAAGAGCGGCGGTTATCACATTTTCGCGACGAAGGAATATATGTCCCGGGTCAGGGGAGGGATGAATTCCACGACGCTGCGGGTTGCCTCGCGGAGGGTGACCGCGCTGCGGGAAACAGTTGACCTTTGCATACCCCTGCACCGGGGAGCTATTCCTCACCTGAAGCGCCGTCTCACCGAAGAGACCGTGATCATCGGCGATCAGGAAAAAATTGGCTATCGTCCCATGATTGATGTCCCCTTTACGAAGATGGCCGTGGAAATGGGCAACAGCGTCTACGCCAACACCCTGGCTGTCGGAGTATTGGCAGGCTTGCTGAAGATAGACCGGGAACAATGCCGACAGTTCATGGCCGGGTATTTCGGCAAAAAAAATGAGGAGATCAGAGAGAAAAACATCGCGGCAGCTCAAAGGGGCTTCGAAATCGGCGCCGGGCTGGCGGAAAAAATTGTCATCGAGCTGGTCCGGGATGCCCCCGTGACGCAGGAAGTCATGCTGTCCGGCGGGGAAGCCGTGGCTCTGGGGGCCTTGGCCGGCGGCTGCAACTACCTTTGCGCCTATCCCATGTCGCCAGGCACCGCCGTCCTGACCCACATGGCCGCTTACGCAAAGACGATTGATGTCATTGTGGAACAGGTTGAAGATGAGATCGGGGTGGTAAACATGGCTATTGCGGCCTGGTACGCCGGCGCCCGGGCTATGGTGACGACCTCCGGCGGCGGCTTTGCCCTGATGACGGAAGGGGTGAGCCTGGCCGGCATGATTGAGACGCCGCTCGTGGTGCATCTGGCCCAGAGACCGGGACCGGCAACCGGCCTTCCCACGCGCACAGAGCAGGGGGACCTAAACCTGGTTATTTATGCGGGACATGGTGAATTTCCCCGTATTATTCTGGCACCGAAGGACATCGAGGAGGCCTTTTTCCTTTCCCAACAAGCCTTCAATCTGGCCGATAAATACCAGGTCCCGGTATTTATTCTTACCGATCAATACCTGATGGATACCTATTATAACCTGCCCTGCTTTAAGATGGATCATTTAACCGTGGAAAAGCACTTCGAACGGACGCGGGCAGATTACCAGCGCTTCCGCTTCACAGACTCCGGCATCTCTCCACGCGGCGTGCCGGGGTTTGGCGAAGGAATCGTCTGCGTAGATAGCGATGAGCATGATGAAGGCGGCCATATTACGGAAGATAGTGATGTGCGGGTCAAGATGGTTCAGAAGCGTCTCAGAAAAGCCGCAGTGGTCAAAAATGCCGCCCTGCCTCCTGCTTTTACCGGCGCGGAGGGTTACGAGACCTTGATTGTGGGATGGGGTTCCACCTATCCGGCGCTGGCCGAGGCGCTTTCGAAGATAGGACGGCCCGCTCTTGCACATCTGCACTTTTCCTGGGTTTACCCACTGCCGGAAGAAACGGCGGACTATTTGCGGAAGGCCAAAAAAATTATCGTAGTAGAGGGAAATGTTGCCGGGCAATTCGCGAATTTATTGAAACTGGTGACGGGGCGGCAAATTGAAAGCATTCTGAAATACAATGGCCAGCCTTTCTCTGTTGAGGAGCTGGTCCGGGAAATAAGCGCCAGGTGTTAG
- a CDS encoding thiamine pyrophosphate-dependent enzyme gives MAENKFDFPHKIDMAWCPGCGNFSIRRSLLAALDELGVAREQVVLVSGIGQAAKMPQYINTNFYNGLHGRALPAATAVKASNPGLTVIAEGGDGDMYGEGGNHFLHATRRNPDIALFVHDNMIYGLTKGQAAPTTREGMVTPVQTAGVFEKPLNPVSLAVALDVPFVARASSADWEQTKEIMKQAIIHRGFSLVDIFQPCISFNKINTSQWYKDNSYYLQEDYDPTNRTAALAKAQEESPFPLGIIYSNSARIPFEENLPLYAHDKRPLYERERAPDKIAAILKSRV, from the coding sequence ATGGCCGAAAACAAATTTGATTTTCCCCATAAAATAGACATGGCCTGGTGCCCGGGTTGCGGCAATTTTTCCATCCGCCGCTCCCTGCTGGCGGCGCTGGACGAGCTCGGTGTTGCCAGGGAACAAGTGGTACTCGTTTCCGGCATCGGCCAGGCGGCCAAGATGCCCCAATATATAAACACCAATTTTTACAATGGGCTGCATGGCCGCGCACTGCCAGCGGCGACGGCTGTCAAGGCCAGCAATCCGGGCCTGACGGTTATTGCCGAGGGCGGCGACGGCGATATGTACGGGGAAGGCGGCAATCACTTCCTGCATGCCACAAGGCGCAATCCGGACATTGCCCTTTTTGTCCATGACAACATGATCTATGGCTTGACAAAGGGGCAGGCCGCGCCCACCACCAGAGAGGGCATGGTGACTCCTGTCCAGACGGCCGGGGTCTTTGAAAAACCTTTAAATCCCGTGTCCTTAGCCGTGGCGCTGGACGTTCCCTTTGTTGCCCGCGCCTCCTCCGCGGATTGGGAGCAGACCAAGGAGATCATGAAGCAGGCGATCATCCACCGGGGTTTCTCGCTGGTAGATATTTTCCAGCCCTGCATTTCCTTCAACAAAATCAATACTTCCCAGTGGTATAAAGATAATTCCTATTACCTTCAGGAGGATTACGATCCCACGAACAGGACCGCGGCCCTGGCCAAAGCGCAGGAAGAATCCCCTTTCCCCCTGGGGATCATCTACTCGAATAGCGCACGCATCCCTTTTGAGGAGAATCTGCCGCTCTATGCCCATGACAAAAGGCCGCTTTACGAGCGGGAAAGGGCGCCGGATAAAATCGCGGCGATACTGAAGTCCCGGGTATGA
- a CDS encoding class II fructose-1,6-bisphosphate aldolase: MVSYKELGLVNTREMFAKAMIGTYAIPAYNFNNMEQLQAIVTACIETKSPFILQVSSGARKYANQILLRHMAKGAMEIIKAAGVDLPVALHLDHGDTYELCVSCIESGFSSVMIDGSAHKYEDNVALTRKVVEYAHRYDVTVEGELGVLAGIEDEVSHATSHYTRPEEVEDFVKKTGVDSLAISIGTSHGAYKFKLKPGESVPPLRFDILAEVEKRIPGFPIVLHGASSVMPEYVAMINKYGGKMDNAVGVPEEQLRKAAASAVCKINIDSDGRLAMTAMIREVFATKPGEFDPRKYLGPARDELVKMYKHKNEAVVGSAGKA; this comes from the coding sequence ATGGTCTCTTACAAAGAGTTAGGCCTGGTCAACACCAGAGAGATGTTCGCGAAAGCAATGATAGGCACTTACGCAATACCTGCCTATAACTTCAACAATATGGAACAATTGCAGGCAATTGTGACGGCGTGCATAGAAACGAAATCGCCGTTCATTCTACAGGTATCGAGCGGCGCGAGAAAATACGCCAATCAGATACTTCTCAGGCACATGGCCAAAGGCGCCATGGAGATCATTAAGGCGGCGGGGGTTGATCTTCCTGTGGCGCTGCACCTGGATCATGGCGACACTTATGAACTCTGCGTTTCCTGCATAGAAAGCGGTTTTTCGTCTGTTATGATAGACGGTTCCGCCCACAAATATGAGGACAACGTGGCTCTGACCAGAAAAGTCGTGGAATACGCGCACCGGTATGATGTAACCGTCGAAGGGGAACTGGGAGTGTTGGCCGGCATAGAAGACGAAGTAAGCCATGCAACAAGCCATTATACCCGTCCGGAAGAGGTTGAGGACTTTGTAAAAAAGACCGGCGTGGACAGTTTGGCGATATCCATAGGGACTTCACACGGCGCCTACAAGTTTAAACTCAAGCCGGGAGAGTCTGTGCCGCCCTTAAGATTCGATATTCTCGCGGAAGTAGAAAAAAGGATACCCGGCTTTCCGATAGTTCTGCACGGCGCGAGCTCGGTAATGCCGGAATATGTCGCGATGATAAATAAATACGGCGGCAAAATGGATAATGCGGTAGGCGTTCCGGAAGAGCAACTGAGAAAAGCAGCGGCTTCCGCGGTTTGCAAAATAAACATAGATTCGGACGGAAGACTTGCCATGACGGCCATGATTAGAGAAGTTTTCGCGACCAAGCCGGGCGAATTCGATCCAAGAAAATACTTAGGTCCTGCCCGGGACGAACTCGTCAAAATGTACAAGCACAAGAACGAAGCGGTTGTCGGCTCAGCCGGTAAAGCTTGA
- a CDS encoding phage holin family protein, whose protein sequence is MNNAFVNMLLRWLVLALGVVLGTIIVPGISYDTGTTLTIVVLILSFCNAILKPLLLLFTLPFIVLSLGIGIWIVNAVLFYFVSWLVDGFYVEGFGSALLGALIVSITNLLMNRLLVQKRSPGPPSLVKRNDVIDI, encoded by the coding sequence ATGAATAACGCGTTCGTCAACATGCTGTTGCGGTGGCTCGTTCTGGCGCTGGGCGTAGTGCTTGGCACGATAATCGTGCCCGGCATCAGCTACGATACGGGCACAACCCTTACGATCGTGGTGCTGATACTGAGCTTCTGCAATGCGATCCTGAAGCCGCTGCTGCTGCTTTTCACTCTTCCGTTTATTGTCTTATCGCTTGGTATCGGGATTTGGATCGTAAACGCAGTCCTGTTCTATTTCGTCAGTTGGCTGGTGGACGGTTTTTATGTAGAGGGTTTTGGTTCTGCGTTGCTGGGGGCGTTAATTGTCAGTATCACCAACCTCCTGATGAACCGACTGCTTGTGCAAAAACGTTCGCCCGGTCCGCCTTCACTGGTCAAGCGGAATGACGTGATTGATATCTGA
- a CDS encoding magnesium transporter CorA family protein, giving the protein MPGYQYFHITKTGKLTSKENLSDALSAISKGGFLWLDYCEPDKADLENLIEPLNLHPLVVEDCVDENQIPKIEDYPQNTFILFNAFEYTNHTLSISEIDVVIGDNYLITVSGRDSNGQPMLKGIEHYVENDLGNARQGPAYLLHVLLDRIVDQKFVAIEAIEEAIDESEDVILTDLDRFNPADLLCLRRNLVKLRKSLFHEREILVKICRKDCPYIPDKAILYYRDLYDHLAKFFELTESSREIISSLMEMYASLINNRMTKAANSTNITVRRLTFITTIFMPLTLLAGIGGMSEWSMMTGPENWQISYPLFLVAMVVTGITSYYLLKWIEKRKGADQS; this is encoded by the coding sequence ATGCCAGGGTATCAATACTTCCACATCACCAAAACGGGGAAATTAACGTCCAAGGAAAATTTATCTGACGCCTTGAGCGCGATCAGCAAAGGCGGGTTTTTATGGCTGGACTATTGCGAACCGGATAAGGCGGATTTGGAAAACCTGATCGAGCCGCTCAATCTGCATCCTCTGGTCGTTGAGGATTGTGTGGATGAAAACCAGATTCCCAAAATTGAAGATTATCCCCAAAATACATTTATTTTGTTTAATGCCTTCGAATACACCAATCATACCCTGAGCATTTCAGAGATTGACGTGGTTATCGGTGATAATTATTTGATCACTGTCAGCGGCCGTGACAGCAACGGGCAACCGATGCTGAAGGGAATCGAGCATTATGTGGAAAACGATCTGGGCAATGCCCGCCAGGGGCCAGCTTATCTGCTGCATGTGCTTTTGGACCGCATCGTTGATCAGAAATTTGTGGCGATTGAAGCGATCGAGGAAGCTATAGATGAATCGGAGGATGTCATTCTGACAGATTTGGACCGCTTCAATCCCGCCGACCTGTTGTGTTTGCGGCGCAACCTGGTGAAATTGCGCAAGAGCCTGTTCCACGAGCGCGAAATCCTCGTGAAGATTTGTCGCAAGGACTGTCCGTACATCCCCGACAAGGCCATTCTGTATTACCGCGATTTGTATGACCACCTGGCCAAGTTTTTTGAGCTGACCGAGTCCTCCCGTGAAATTATCAGCAGCTTGATGGAAATGTACGCTTCCCTGATCAACAACCGGATGACCAAAGCCGCCAACAGTACCAACATCACCGTACGGCGGCTGACCTTCATCACTACCATCTTTATGCCGCTGACCCTGCTGGCCGGGATCGGCGGTATGTCCGAGTGGTCCATGATGACGGGTCCGGAAAACTGGCAGATTTCCTACCCTCTGTTTCTGGTGGCAATGGTGGTGACCGGCATCACCAGTTATTATCTGCTGAAATGGATCGAGAAGCGGAAAGGGGCGGATCAATCTTGA
- a CDS encoding radical SAM protein has product MSSSALNNTYQKSAELIANSSFAMGLYRPPSEGGSSSLLLRITENCPWNKCTFCEMYKGHPFVYRKAEDIKADIDTVKIIGDELKAVSTKMAQDGQITSEVGMAILRADPSLNNNDCFITVFNWLHSGGNTAFLQDADSMIMRPHEIIEVLKHLRGTLKTLTRVTSYARSKTLSQRKPEELKAIREAGLDRLHVGLETGDDELLTVIRKGVTSAEQIDSGKKAMAAGFQLSEYWMPGLGGSTYWRQHAENTARVLTAINPNYIRSRPFVPRRGTPISEDYKQGKLKLSSPHERLEELRLTIDGLNVISRVCFDHSMNAWTNRRGGLLFHQDYEGYKFPEEKPLVLELIREGLFIDESKHLDAKELIAMETL; this is encoded by the coding sequence ATGTCGTCTTCAGCATTAAACAATACATATCAGAAGAGTGCTGAATTAATAGCGAATTCATCTTTTGCTATGGGCTTGTACCGTCCACCCAGCGAGGGTGGGAGCTCATCACTACTCCTTAGGATCACAGAAAATTGCCCATGGAACAAATGCACCTTCTGCGAAATGTACAAGGGGCATCCCTTTGTGTATCGCAAAGCAGAAGATATCAAAGCAGACATCGATACCGTCAAGATCATCGGCGATGAACTAAAAGCCGTCTCCACGAAAATGGCCCAAGATGGCCAAATTACCAGCGAGGTGGGAATGGCTATTTTGCGGGCAGATCCTTCTCTCAATAACAACGATTGCTTCATCACTGTTTTCAACTGGCTCCATTCAGGAGGAAATACGGCCTTCTTGCAGGATGCCGACAGTATGATCATGCGGCCACACGAGATCATAGAAGTACTCAAGCATCTGCGGGGAACGTTAAAAACGCTCACTAGAGTTACCTCTTACGCCCGCTCCAAGACGTTGTCTCAAAGAAAGCCGGAAGAATTGAAGGCCATCCGGGAGGCAGGACTCGATCGTCTCCATGTTGGCTTGGAAACAGGGGATGATGAATTACTTACCGTCATCCGCAAAGGCGTGACCAGCGCCGAACAAATTGATAGTGGGAAAAAGGCGATGGCTGCCGGCTTTCAACTTTCTGAGTACTGGATGCCCGGTCTGGGTGGTAGTACATACTGGCGGCAACATGCGGAAAACACTGCCCGCGTCTTAACGGCTATAAACCCAAACTATATCAGGTCACGTCCCTTTGTGCCCAGACGTGGAACACCAATTTCTGAGGATTACAAGCAAGGGAAGCTGAAACTCTCCTCACCGCATGAACGTCTTGAAGAGTTAAGGTTAACGATTGATGGATTGAATGTGATTTCGCGTGTCTGCTTTGACCATAGCATGAATGCATGGACAAATAGACGTGGCGGTCTGCTGTTTCATCAGGATTATGAAGGCTATAAGTTTCCAGAAGAAAAACCGCTTGTTCTGGAGCTGATTCGCGAAGGTCTTTTTATAGACGAATCAAAACACCTTGATGCAAAAGAACTCATCGCCATGGAAACTCTATGA
- a CDS encoding DUF3147 family protein, producing the protein MQILIKVIISLFVIIAATAIGKKLPAAAGLIAVMPLTGALVLVWIYLENNGDPQTMQNFAKGAQWGILPTMLFYLVAFLCFKKHLPLSIALTASFGAWIVAAIIHQWMLK; encoded by the coding sequence ATGCAGATTTTGATCAAAGTTATTATCAGTCTATTTGTCATAATTGCCGCAACAGCAATCGGCAAGAAGTTGCCCGCCGCCGCAGGTCTTATTGCCGTGATGCCACTTACCGGTGCGCTGGTCCTTGTTTGGATATATTTGGAGAACAATGGTGATCCGCAAACCATGCAGAACTTCGCCAAAGGGGCACAGTGGGGAATCTTGCCGACCATGCTCTTCTATCTAGTGGCTTTCCTCTGTTTCAAGAAGCACCTTCCACTATCCATTGCCCTTACGGCAAGTTTTGGAGCATGGATCGTGGCAGCTATCATTCACCAATGGATGTTGAAATGA
- a CDS encoding MTH1187 family thiamine-binding protein, whose translation MKVIIDLCLVPIGVGISLSPYIAACEKVLMAAGLKISLHSYGTDIEGEWDEVFAAVKRCHEVVHEMGAPRITTTIKVGTRTDRSETMEAKVKSVQDKLLC comes from the coding sequence ATGAAAGTTATTATTGATCTTTGCCTTGTGCCGATAGGAGTCGGTATATCATTGTCACCGTATATTGCCGCCTGTGAAAAGGTACTCATGGCTGCAGGATTGAAAATATCGCTCCATTCCTACGGCACCGATATCGAAGGCGAATGGGACGAGGTATTTGCCGCTGTCAAACGTTGCCATGAGGTGGTTCATGAAATGGGTGCCCCACGTATCACAACGACCATAAAAGTTGGGACAAGGACAGACCGTTCAGAAACAATGGAAGCTAAGGTAAAAAGTGTGCAGGACAAGCTTCTATGCTGA
- a CDS encoding NlpC/P60 family protein, whose product MKKLAFLILLFILTNFLAQPAIGVTASMDIPEYKALWDSLQPNINRHLRRPYIWGASGLKSFDCSGFVWRVMYDSGVLIKRTTARKFYLSLPAVEQDQKYRPGNIVFFDDLKHCGIVSDGQKFYHARSSKGTTLDSFDHYWSPKVTGFRAIPVPSISRQ is encoded by the coding sequence ATGAAAAAATTGGCTTTTCTGATCTTGTTGTTCATATTGACCAACTTCTTGGCCCAACCGGCTATTGGGGTGACTGCCAGTATGGACATACCAGAATATAAAGCTTTGTGGGACAGTTTACAGCCGAACATTAACCGCCACCTTCGCAGGCCTTATATCTGGGGGGCAAGCGGTTTAAAGAGCTTCGATTGTTCCGGATTTGTCTGGCGCGTGATGTACGATAGCGGAGTGTTGATAAAGCGCACAACTGCACGCAAGTTTTACCTGTCGTTACCGGCCGTTGAGCAGGATCAGAAGTACAGGCCCGGAAATATCGTTTTCTTCGATGACCTCAAGCACTGCGGTATAGTGTCCGACGGGCAAAAATTTTATCACGCCAGGAGCTCGAAGGGAACCACCCTCGATAGTTTTGACCATTATTGGAGTCCGAAGGTAACTGGTTTTCGGGCAATACCCGTGCCCAGCATCTCGCGGCAATGA